In Chryseobacterium sp. C-71, the genomic window AAATGCGGCAGAAATCCAAGCGGGTGTAAAAGTATATTATTTCTCGAAATTTGCTTCAAAGGAATATTTCCCGATTCTCAGCGAGTATATTCTTCCGAGAGCAGATTCGTTCTCTATCGGAGGCGAGCCTATTGCCGATCTTTATTTAAATTTCAAGGTCAAAAAAATGTTTTTCTTCATCGAAGGACAGCAAATAGGAACGATGCTTTCACATAATAAAGCCTATGCATTTCCACATTATCCGGTCTACGATTTTAGATTGAATATTGGGATTGTTTGGTATTTGTTCAACTAAATTTAAACAAGTTGAAAACAGTCAATAAAATTTCATTCAACGATATAGAAAGCATTCCTCAGCTGATAAAAGATTTTTTGAATCATCAGATTGAGGGCTTTGAAAACGCAACTTTTTCAATTGAAAATTTTGCGCAGCAGATTCATTTAAAACAAAACTCTTTCGAACAAGCTCAAAGAGAAATTATTTCAAAAGCGTTCACAGATCAGCTTTCAAATCTTCAGCTTTCCGCAAAACAGAAAGAAAATGTTGAAAGTTTAAAATCAATCAATACGTTTACAATTACAACAGGACATCAGCTGAATCTTTTCTCAGGTCCCGCATTTTTTGTTTATAAAATTTTTCAGACGATCAAAACGTGTACAAATCTTAAGGAAAAGTTTCCAGATAATAATTTTGTTCCAGTGTATTGGATGGCTTCTGAAGATCATGATTTTGCCGAAATCAATCATTTTAAAACGGAAAATAATTATTACGAAATCAATGAGAAATCCGGCGGTGCTGTTGGAAGAATCAAGATAAACGATACATTTTTTATTTCTGAATTTGAGAAAGAATTTAAAGATTCTATTTTCGGAACCGAATTGATTTTAATGCTGAAAGAAGCTTATAAAGTCGGAAATACCTTGACGGAAGCAATTAGAACTTTAGTCAACAGATTATTTTCAGATTTCGGGCTATTGATTCTTGACGGAGATTCTAAAGAACTGAAAAATCAGGTGAAAGATATTTTTAAAGACGAATTAATTAATTTCAGTTTAAATAAATCTTCAAAAGAAAAAGTAGATTTCCTAACCGATAAATACGGAAAAGTTCAGGTCAATCCGAGAGAGATTAATTTATTTTATCTTTCTGACACGAGGGACAGAATAGATTTTGACGGTGAAAATTATTTTATTGTTGATACTGATAGAAAATTTACGAAGGAAGAAATCTTAGATGAACTAGAAAACTTTCCTGAAAAATTTAGCCCGAATGCTTTGATGCGTCCGGTGTATCAAGAGAAGGTATTGCCTAATTTGGCATACATTGGTGGTAATGCCGAAATCATGTATTGGCTGGAGCTGAAAGATTATTTTAGCAAGATTAATATTCCTTTTCCGATTTTGATTCCGAGGAATTCTATGTTGTTTATCAAAGAGAAAACTTTAGGTAAAATCGAAAAGCTGGATTTGAAAATTGAAGATTTTTTCCAGAATTTTACCAAAATTACCAATTCCAAAATTTTAGATAATAATTCTGTTTTGGAATCTTTAGAATCGCAGGAAAATTTAATTATAAACAATTTTGCTGAACTAAAATCGTTAGCAGAAACAACCGAAAAATCTTTTGGAAATATGGTGAAAGCCGAAGAAGTACGTCAGTTAAAGTCTTTTGAAAGATTGAAAAAACGATTGCTTCACGCCGAAAAAATAAAACAAAATGAGCTGTTAGAACGTTTAGAAACTTTATTTTTAGATGTTCATCCGGCAAAAACCTGGCAGGAGAGAATCTTTAATTTCTCTGTGTTTTTCGCCGATTATGGCTACGAATGGTTAGAAACGATTGTTGAAGAAATGGAAGTGGAACAATCAAAACTAATAATTGTTGCCATTTAATTTTAAAGAAGTATTTTTGTACATTATAATATTGAAAATGATTAAGAGGTTTTTTTTACTATCTGGTTTATGTATGTTTCTGAGCTTATCTGCACAGAAAACACACACGGTTATAAAAGGTGATAATCCTTATAATGTTTCAAAAAAATATGGCATTACCATTGCTGAATTAGAGAAACTGAATCCAAAAATTAAAGACGGAAAGTTTTCAATTGGTGATGTTCTTAATGTAAAGGCTGGAAATGCTACAGTTGTAAAAAACACAACGGCGTCTAGTTCTGCAAAAACCGGAAGAATTATTCTTCAGCCAAAACAGACGATTTACGGTATTACAAAACAGTACAGAATTTCTGAGACAGATTTACGAAAATTAAATCCTGACTTAGATTCGCACACGAAAATTGGGGATGAGATTACTCTGCCTCTTGAAAGCATCAAGAAGTATGGTGGAAGTGAAGCCGTAGTGGCAACAGCGAAACCTGTCGTTGCACCAGCAGAAACGGTGTCGCCAGGCAATAGCAAAACCAAAATAGATTCAGGAAACGAGAGATCTTCTTCTATACAGTCTTCTTCTAATCAGGACGAGTATGCGACGTATACCGTTGAGCAGGGAGATACAGTTTTCTCTATCGTCAATAAATTCGGAGTGACGATTGACGAGTTGGTTGCCTTAAATCCAGATTTGTCAAAAGGTTTAAAAGCCGGCATGATTCTTAAAATAAAGAAACTTGACGCAGCGTACATTAAGAAAAACGGTGATGCGTTGAGCGTGGTTTTGATGTTGCCATTTGGGTACAGTACCAACGAAACACAGTACCGCGCAATGGCCTTAGACTTCCTTACCGGAGCAAAATTGGCGATTGAGAGAAACGCAGCGAACGGTCAGAAACTGGATATCAAAATTGTGGATTCTGGAAACGAAGCTTCATTTAAAAGTTCTCTTACACAGATTAATCCAAATAATACAGATTTAATTATCGGTCCATTCTTCAAATCGAATGTAATTGATCTTTTAGATTTTACAAAAACTCAGAAAATACCTGTGGTTGCGCCATTTGCCAACTCTCCGGAATTATATAACTACAGCAATTTAATTATTGTAGAGACCAACGATCAGGCATACGCTGATAAGATCGTTGAGGAAGTGAAAACGGTATACTCAGATCAGAAAATATATGTAGTGGCAGATGCTAAGAAAGATAATGCCAATTACATCAAAGCAAATCTTGAGAAAGTATTAAAAAAT contains:
- the bshC gene encoding bacillithiol biosynthesis cysteine-adding enzyme BshC, which codes for MKTVNKISFNDIESIPQLIKDFLNHQIEGFENATFSIENFAQQIHLKQNSFEQAQREIISKAFTDQLSNLQLSAKQKENVESLKSINTFTITTGHQLNLFSGPAFFVYKIFQTIKTCTNLKEKFPDNNFVPVYWMASEDHDFAEINHFKTENNYYEINEKSGGAVGRIKINDTFFISEFEKEFKDSIFGTELILMLKEAYKVGNTLTEAIRTLVNRLFSDFGLLILDGDSKELKNQVKDIFKDELINFSLNKSSKEKVDFLTDKYGKVQVNPREINLFYLSDTRDRIDFDGENYFIVDTDRKFTKEEILDELENFPEKFSPNALMRPVYQEKVLPNLAYIGGNAEIMYWLELKDYFSKINIPFPILIPRNSMLFIKEKTLGKIEKLDLKIEDFFQNFTKITNSKILDNNSVLESLESQENLIINNFAELKSLAETTEKSFGNMVKAEEVRQLKSFERLKKRLLHAEKIKQNELLERLETLFLDVHPAKTWQERIFNFSVFFADYGYEWLETIVEEMEVEQSKLIIVAI
- a CDS encoding LysM peptidoglycan-binding domain-containing protein; translated protein: MIKRFFLLSGLCMFLSLSAQKTHTVIKGDNPYNVSKKYGITIAELEKLNPKIKDGKFSIGDVLNVKAGNATVVKNTTASSSAKTGRIILQPKQTIYGITKQYRISETDLRKLNPDLDSHTKIGDEITLPLESIKKYGGSEAVVATAKPVVAPAETVSPGNSKTKIDSGNERSSSIQSSSNQDEYATYTVEQGDTVFSIVNKFGVTIDELVALNPDLSKGLKAGMILKIKKLDAAYIKKNGDALSVVLMLPFGYSTNETQYRAMALDFLTGAKLAIERNAANGQKLDIKIVDSGNEASFKSSLTQINPNNTDLIIGPFFKSNVIDLLDFTKTQKIPVVAPFANSPELYNYSNLIIVETNDQAYADKIVEEVKTVYSDQKIYVVADAKKDNANYIKANLEKVLKNANVTLVNSASEIQLDQNMMTGQSAPVIAILASDNDTVGEAFSSRMIALSKEVQGMKAFSLYSVPSFEKKVDELSQASLVYLMDRKINAEGSFEKEILAAYKAKYCKTPGKYAVIGFDVVNDMLARENKKGEIFKQMNKVQTQLATKFEFVKSKANGAYVNTGFRVITLTP